The Lactuca sativa cultivar Salinas chromosome 2, Lsat_Salinas_v11, whole genome shotgun sequence genome includes a window with the following:
- the LOC111900310 gene encoding uncharacterized protein LOC111900310, translating into MRQNSSPIKFMAATTITDPLVKRKTKVCFSIAAYSKDLIANLHHHSNVPIDQGLTQQELSAIEASFNFAFPPDLRSILREGLPVGQGFPNWRSSSSQQLDILINLPILGVLKEVHRRKFWDSRWGNRPEKDDDAVQLAKQFLKYVPVLVPVYRNCYIPTIPCVAGNPIFYVNGLDVRLWSYDVVGFFQQTEFKGGVLRPRSLGHFLSVPLWAATESRTIEFWTELTDLRRVTPVNGGETEKRWWGGNELRRFLEDVRLKLRNGGWKEEDVDEMMMVMEMNGGDEKSSSSSSSPAPSPSSWSSSSDDESGPGGVNYVRMLSGMLLRAGWSRGDVMESLGCLTIEEDRTVEIENECGGGDSLFDFEYNNYSCVREGQSRC; encoded by the coding sequence ATGCGCCAAAACTCATCTCCGATCAAATTCATGGCGGCTACCACCATAACAGACCCACTAGTCAAACGGAAAACCAAAGTCTGTTTCTCCATTGCCGCCTATTCCAAAGACCTCATCGCCAATCTCCACCACCATTCCAACGTTCCCATCGACCAAGGTCTCACCCAACAAGAGCTCTCCGCCATTGAAGCCTCATTCAATTTCGCATTCCCGCCTGACCTTCGTTCCATTCTCCGGGAAGGCCTTCCAGTAGGCCAAGGATTTCCCAACTGGCGATCGTCTTCCTCCCAACAACTCGATATCTTGATTAATCTCCCAATCTTGGGAGTTCTTAAGGAGGTCCACCGCCGAAAATTCTGGGATAGCCGATGGGGTAATCGGCCGGAGAAAGATGATGATGCTGTTCAATTGGCTAAACAGTTCTTGAAATATGTCCCGGTTCTTGTTCCGGTTTACCGGAACTGTTATATCCCGACGATCCCCTGTGTGGCAGGGAATCCAATCTTTTACGTGAACGGTTTGGATGTTAGGTTGTGGAGTTACGACGTCGTTGGGTTCTTTCAGCAGACTGAGTTCAAAGGAGGGGTGCTGAGGCCGAGGAGCTTGGGTCATTTTTTAAGTGTGCCGTTATGGGCGGCTACGGAGTCTAGAACGATAGAATTTTGGACGGAGTTAACTGATCTCCGCCGTGTTACTCCGGTGAATGGTGGCGAAACGGAAAAGAGGTGGTGGGGAGGGAATGAGTTGCGGCGGTTTTTGGAGGATGTTCGGTTGAAGTTAAGAAACGGAGGGTGGAAAGAGGAGGATGTAGATgaaatgatgatggtgatggaaaTGAACGGCGGAGATGAgaaatcatcatcttcatcttcatcgccGGCGCCGTCACCGTCGTCGTGGTCATCATCGTCTGATGATGAGAGCGGCCCCGGCGGTGTAAATTACGTTAGGATGTTGTCGGGGATGTTATTACGTGCGGGGTGGAGCAGGGGTGATGTGATGGAGTCGCTTGGTTGTTTGACTATAGAGGAAGATCGAACGGTTGAGATTGAAAACGAGTGTGGTGGTGGGGATTCTTTGTTTGACTTTGAGTACAACAATTACAGTTGTGTTAGAGAGGGTCAAAGCCGGTGTTGA
- the LOC111900234 gene encoding cytochrome c oxidase subunit 6a, mitochondrial — MATAIVRSTLRTALRGGARVNPASTRSFSAGASVEEEAREAAKWEKITYAGIAACSILAFVNLSKGHPHFEEPPAYPYMHIRNKEFPWGPDGLFEVKEHH, encoded by the exons ATGGCGACGGCGATTGTGAGATCTACTCTTCGAACGGCACTTCGAGGTGGCGCTCGCGTGAATCCGGCATCTACGAGATCATTTTCTGCTGGTGCATCGGTTGAAGAAGAAGCTC GTGAGGCGGCGAAATGGGAGAAAATTACATATGCAGGAATCGCTGCTTGCTCGATTCTTgcatttgtcaacctatccaaGGGTCATCCTCATTTCGAAGAACCACCT GCATATCCATACATGCACATCCGTAACAAGGAGTTTCCATGGG GTCCTGATGGGCTCTTTGAAGTCAAGGAACACCATTGA
- the LOC111900233 gene encoding uncharacterized protein LOC111900233, whose translation MFRQSPRRNGRNKGLKVKHVLQISLLLGVSVWLLYQVHHSDDKTPSVPSHITNKLHNVVNKDMMRLGRKDLKPKVKQPTVLQDKKEPEEHQVDEIGNETEPEDLVHDHESEEHEDMKHEEDRENEEETAETEHELIKIKKTELNKEEGKHSDGGEEIKEKVDEKANNEQNKVIVLEKEDEKKMNSSMKVENVSSEVGPSVDLSSQKVSKEETIQHMNTSQDSNLMPSVDLKNAVSVNRNSEDSMNSNGEDENQKEQESNENENENNEESEVKNEEGGVLEEEKEALTDLGTLPESGIGGSRSTENTAAE comes from the coding sequence ATGTTCAGGCAGTCACCACGTAGAAACGGACGTAACAAAGGGCTAAAAGTGAAACACGTTCTCCAGATCTCATTATTGCTTGGTGTGAGTGTATGGCTGCTTTACCAGGTCCACCATTCAGACGACAAGACACCATCAGTCCCATCACATATCACAAACAAGCTACACAATGTTGTTAACAAGGACATGATGAGATTGGGTAGAAAAGATCTTAAACCAAAAGTGAAGCAACCAACTGTTCTTCAAGACAAAAAGGAACCCGAAGAACATCAAGTGGATGAAATCGGCAATGAAACTGAACCTGAAGATCTTGTTCATGATCATGAGAGTGAAGAACATGAAGACATGAAGCATGAGGAAGATCGTGAGAATGAAGAGGAGACTGCAGAAACAGAACATGAGCTGATAAAGATTAAGAAGACTGAGTTGAACAAAGAAGAAGGAAAACATAGTGATGGCGgtgaagaaatcaaagaaaaagtggacgaaaaggcaaacaatgaacAAAACAAAGTTATTGTTCTTGAGAAGGAAGATGAGAAAAAGATGAATTCAAGCATGAAAGTTGAGAATGTGTCAAGTGAAGTGGGACCCAGTGTGGATCTTTCATCACAGAAAGTGTCAAAGGAGGAAACTATACAACATATGAACACAAGTCAAGATTCGAATTTGATGCCTTCTGTTGACCTCAAGAATGCAGTATCAGTGAATAGAAACTCAGAAGATTCAATGAATTCGAATGGGGAAGATGAGAACCAAAAGGAACAGGAATCAAATGAGAATGAGAATGAGAATAATGAAGAGTCTGAAGTGAAAAATGAGGAAGGTGGTGTTCTAGAAGAAGAGAAAGAAGCTCTTACAGACTTGGGAACATTACCAGAGAGTGGAATAGGAGGAAGCAGAAGCACTGAAAACACAGCTGCAGAGTAG
- the LOC111900232 gene encoding cysteine desulfurase, mitochondrial — protein MASRFLAAAVRRSISPRLLTPTRPLSTTAAAVAEPYDETAGISMKGVKISGRPLYLDMQATSPVDPRVLDAMLPYFVSQYGNPHSRTHLYGWESDEAVEAARLQVANLINASPKEIVFTSGATECNNISVKGVMHFYKEKRKHVITTQTEHKCVLDSCRHLQQEGFDVTYLPVKPDGLIDLNELRSSIRSDTGLVSVMAVNNEIGVIQPMEEIGEICKEFNIPFHTDAAQALGKIPIDVNKWNVSLMSLSGHKVYGPKGVGALYMRRRPRIRVEPQMNGGGQERGIRSGTVPTPLVVGMGAACELAMKEMEYDEKWVTKLKDRLLNGVRSKLDGVVVNGSTESRYAGNLNLSFAYVEGESLLMGLKEVAVSSGSACTSASLEPSYVLRALGVDEDMAHTSIRFGIGRFTTEEEIDKAVELTVNQVEKLREMSPLYEMVKEGIDIKSIQWSQH, from the coding sequence ATGGCTTCCAGATTTCTCGCAGCCGCCGTCCGCCGATCGATATCCCCCAGACTCCTGACACCCACCCGCCCTCTCTCCACCACCGCGGCGGCCGTGGCGGAACCCTACGATGAGACCGCCGGAATCTCAATGAAAGGGGTAAAGATCTCAGGAAGACCACTCTACCTAGATATGCAAGCCACTTCCCCTGTTGACCCTAGGGTACTCGATGCTATGCTCCCTTACTTCGTTTCTCAATACGGAAATCCTCACTCACGCACTCACCTCTACGGCTGGGAATCCGACGAGGCGGTGGAAGCTGCACGACTGCAAGTCGCCAATCTCATCAACGCGTCGCCAAAAGAAATCGTCTTTACATCCGGTGCCACTGAGTGTAACAACATCTCTGTAAAGGGCGTGATGCACTTCTACAAGGAAAAGAGAAAGCACGTAATCACGACTCAGACTGAGCATAAGTGTGTTCTCGATTCATGCCGTCATTTGCAGCAAGAGGGTTTTGATGTCACGTATCTCCCGGTGAAACCCGATGGTTTGATCGATCTAAACGAGCTCCGATCTTCAATTCGGAGCGATACAGGGCTTGTGTCGGTGATGGCTGTGAATAACGAGATCGGAGTTATTCAACCAATGGAAGAAATCGGTGAAATATGTAAGGAATTCAACATCCCGTTTCATACAGATGCAGCTCAGGCGTTGGGGAAGATTCCAATCGACGTCAACAAGTGGAACGTGAGCTTGATGTCGTTAAGCGGACATAAAGTCTATGGTCCGAAAGGCGTTGGAGCTTTGTATATGAGGCGGCGACCTCGAATTAGGGTTGAGCCACAGATGAACGGAGGTGGACAGGAAAGAGGGATCAGAAGCGGGACAGTTCCGACTCCATTGGTGGTCGGAATGGGAGCCGCCTGCGAGCTTGCAATGAAGGAGATGGAATACGATGAGAAGTGGGTGACAAAACTGAAAGACAGGCTTTTAAATGGAGTCAGATCAAAGCTTGATGGGGTTGTGGTGAACGGAAGTACTGAAAGTCGATATGCAGGTAACTTGAACTTATCGTTTGCATATGTTGAAGGTGAAAGCTTGTTGATGGGGTTGAAGGAGGTGGCTGTATCAAGTGGAAGTGCATGTACTAGTGCTAGTTTGGAGCCTTCTTATGTGTTGAGAGCtttgggtgttgatgaagatatgGCGCATACTTCAATTAGGTTTGGGATTGGGAGGTTTACCACTGAGGAAGAGATAGATAAAGCTGTTGAATTGACTGTTAATCAAGTTGAGAAGTTGAGGGAAATGAGTCCACTTTATGAAATGGTGAAGGAGGGGATTGACATCAAGAGTATACAATGGTCTCAACACTAA